GAGAAATTGGGTGTCTTCTAATTTGATCGAGTTTAGGGAGGTTTATGTGTTTCCAGTAAACCATCCTAAACTTGCTATACTTGGCCAGATGGACCCCCGTCGCAACCCCTACGCACCTGGTGCAGGTACCCCTCCACCCGAGCTTGCTGGGCGTGACGCCCTGCTCGAGCGGGTCGAAATCGCACTGGATCGCATCCGTTCCCGGCGCACGGACAAGAGCGTCATTTTTGTCGGCCTGCGCGGGGTGGGCAAGACTGTGCTGCTCAACCGCATTTTGCGCGATGCGGAGGCGCGCGGCATGCACTGCCTGCGGTTAGAAGCTCCAGAGGACCGCTCGCTGCCGGCCGTGCTCGCGCCGGTGCTACGCTCGAGCCTTCTCAGGCTTGATCGCCGTGAGGCGGCGAGCCGCGCCGTCACACGAGCGCTCACGGCACTTGCCGGTTTCGTATCCGCGCTCAAGGTCAAGTACACGGACATCGAGCTCTCGGTGTCCACACCCAAGGAACCCGGGCTCGCGGACTCGGGCGACTTGGAGGTCGACCTAGCGGACTTGTTGGCTGCCGTAGGCGAGGCTGCACGCGAGCGCAACACCTCCGTGGTGTTGTTCGTGGACGAGCTGCAGTACGTGGAGGAAAACCAGCTGGCCGCGTTGATCACAGCCTTGCATCGTGCGGCTCAAGGTCAGCTCCCGATCACGCTCGTTGCCGCCGGTTTGCCCCAAGTGGTGGGTCGCACGGGTCGCGCCAAGTCCTATGCCGAGCGCCTCTTCGAGTTTCCCGAGATCGGACCGCTCGACCCGACCGCGGCCAGGCTGGCCCTCACGGCGCCGGCAGCCCGCGAGGGTGTCGAGTTCACCGGCGGTGCCCTGGACGAAATACTGCGACAAACGCAACGCTACCCTTACTTCCTGCAGGAGTGGGGCAAGCATGCCTGGGCCAGCGCCGACCGATCACCGATCCGCGCGGATCACGTGGTCGAAGCGACCGCGCTTGCGGTAGCGGATCTGGACGCGAGCTTCTTTCGCGTCCGTTTTGACCGCCTGACGCCGTCCGAGAAACGCTACTTGCGCGCCATGGCCGATCTTGGGCCCGGCCCGCATCGCTCGGGGGACGTGGCTCAAAGGCTAGGCAGAAAAGTTACCTCGCTCGGCCCTACCCGAAGCACGCTCATCGCAAAAGGCATGATCCACAGCCCCAGTCATGGCGACACGGCCTTCACCGTGCCGCTCTTCGACGGCTTCATGGAGCGTACGATTCCGCAAATGTGAGCCGCTGGCGAAGCACCCTGCGGTGGTCGAAGTGGCGTCCCGAGTACGGGTCCTGCCCGCACAAGAAAGCCCGCCGCCGGCAGCGGGATACCACGTGGTACCACGGCGTCGCATCGGGTCTGGATCGGCCTTGGATCTCGTGGCAGCATAAAAAGGACATCCATTTTTTTGGCGTCCGGCAGCGTCGGGCGGCGGTCCACTGAAGCATCGTGTGCGCCCAACGCGGTCCCGCGGAAGCGCAGCGCGGGCCGCAACGGGTCCACGCCGCCCGGGGGGCAGGTCAACAGCGCCTTCGTCCAGCAGGGCCTGGCTGCGGAAACGCCCTTCCCAGAGGAAGAACGCTCAAGGAATTCGCTGCCCGCCATCCCGAGCAGGTCAACAAGGGGGTTGACAAGACAGATTCGATGTTGCATATACAACACACGGAGAACTTGATGCCGTCCAGCAAGCCCAAAACCATGGACCAGATCGTGAGCAGGATCACGACAGAGTGCCTCGCCGTGCGCATTCGCATGATCAACCGCACCATCACGGCCATCTACGACCACGCGCTGCGACCGCTCGGCGTGACCGTGGGTCAGTTGAATATCCTGGTCGTCGTCGCTCACCATGGCCCCGTGTCGCCAAACGAGATCGCTCGGCGCCTCCATATGGAGAAGTCCACCGTGAGCAGGAGCGCTGCGCGGATGAGCGACAACGGCTGGCTGAACGTGGAGCCGGCCCCATCGGGGCACAAGCAGCTGCTGACAACGAGCGCAAAAGGTGAAGCGCTGCTCGGGCGATCGCTGCCCGCATGGGACAAGGCCCAGACGCGAGCGCGGGCTGCGCTGAGCCCCGCCGGCGCAAGCTCGATCCACCAGATTGGTAACGCGTTGCTGAGTCGTAGGGGACCGCAGTAGCGCGAACTTTTTTTTGAGGCATAAGTTGCATATACAACTATGCGAGGGAAGGAAAAGATCCCTCTCGTTGATCCCCGGCTTCCTCGTGCCTGCCTTCGTGATCCTGCACGCGGTGGCCCTCCTCCAAACACGCGCGAAGTCTCGAGCGCGCTGACCCCTTCGAGGCGGAAAGGAACCAAGATGGAAACGCAACAGATATTCGTGATGCAGTTCGTCCTGAGCATGATCGCGTGGGGGGTGATCGCCAAGTGGGTGTTTGCGCCTCGGCTCGCGCTTATGGCACCTTCAGAGGCGCTGTTCTGGCTGGCACTCCCGCACGCGTTTCGACACATCGGGATGGTGTTCATGGTGCCCGGCGTGGTTGCCCGGCAACTCCCCGATGGCTTCGCAACGGCCGCGGCTTACGGCGACTTGGCCACCGGTATGTTGGCCTTGTTGGCCGTGTTCGCGCTCCGGAGGTCATGGCCGGGCGCCATCGCTCTTGCGTGGCTGTTCAACATCGTCGGCACGGTAGATCTTGCGAACGCCCTGCGTCACGTGGACGTGGTCGCTGGCTTCGGAGCCGTCTGGTACATCCCGACGATGCTCGTACCCCTCCTGCTCGTCACCCATTTCATGGCGTTCGCGCGCTTGCTCCAGCCGTTCGCGGCCTGGGCGAGCCGTTGAAGTCGCGTAGCGAGTTGCCTCCATCTATCCGAGATCCATCACAATCGAGCCAACTCTTCGGGCAGCGCACCGCACTGCCGGTGCGGATCGCTCGACCCGTGTAGCGCACCAGTTGCTCGTAGTCCTCGAAACGGGGGATCCCTGATCGATTCTCGGAAATGCCAAACGCTGGGGGTCTCCCCGGCAAAGCTGGGGTCTCTAATGAGTACTCGTCCTTCACCCGCATGACCTTGATCCCCCTCACGGCCGATGAAATGCCATCTGCGGCGTCCTCCTCCTTGAAATGGGGCCTGCCATTCCTGCATCGTCGTCCTTGCATCCGGCACCACATCGACCGCGATCATCGACCAAGGTCACACGGGTGAAGGACTAGCGTCATGTCAGACATGTTTTTGGGGGGTTACAAATAGTAGGCGCGAGTCAAGCCAGACACTGGGTGTGGCTCCCGGGGCCGTACTCTGGCTGTCCCTGTGGAACCGCTCCGCGTTGTCTCCGATTTCCCTCCGGCCCAGGCCGCCCCCAGGCCAGGCCGATCCAGCGAGAATTGGGACCGCACGAGGTCGACTGGCCATGGCGCTCGCGTCAAGGTAGGCTTGAACACCAGAATGAACGCTAGAGCGAAGAAACTTCTTGAGGAATTCCAGCATCTTCCGGCGAACGAGCAGCGTTGGCTCAAGCGCCAGTTGGCCGCTGTGCGCCCGGACACCGATCCGCCGAAACAAGACTCCGAAGCAGATGAAAGCGAGGAGCACCCCGGCGACGAGCAGCGCCGGCGGGCCGCCATGCAGGGCTGGCTCGAGATGGCGGGAACCGGCCACTCAGAGCACACGGATGTGTCCGAGAACAAATACAGGCACCTTGCTGAGGCGTACGCGACGAAGCCTTGAAGCGCGTCTTTGTCGACACAAGCGCCATCTTTGCCCACGTCGTCGCGGAGGATCGGCTCCACGCGCGCGCCGTCCCGCTGTTTCGAAAAGCCGCCACCGAAAACTGGAACCTCGTGACGACCAACAGCGTCGTGTGCGAAGCCTACACGCTGTTTCGTACGCACACGCGCGACAGCCGAACGTTGGCGCTCGGATTCCTCGATCGTGTGGAGGCCGGCGCCTTCACAATCGTCCGAGTCGATACGCTGGACGAGACACGAGCAGTCTCCATCCTCCGCAGCCACGAAGACAAGGTGTACTCTTTTTGCGACGCTCTGAGCTTCGCCGTCATGGAGCGCCTGGGTATCGAAGAAGCCATGG
This genomic stretch from Pseudomonadota bacterium harbors:
- a CDS encoding PIN domain-containing protein → MKRVFVDTSAIFAHVVAEDRLHARAVPLFRKAATENWNLVTTNSVVCEAYTLFRTHTRDSRTLALGFLDRVEAGAFTIVRVDTLDETRAVSILRSHEDKVYSFCDALSFAVMERLGIEEAMAFDRDFQSYGRFRLL
- a CDS encoding ATP-binding protein; amino-acid sequence: MDPRRNPYAPGAGTPPPELAGRDALLERVEIALDRIRSRRTDKSVIFVGLRGVGKTVLLNRILRDAEARGMHCLRLEAPEDRSLPAVLAPVLRSSLLRLDRREAASRAVTRALTALAGFVSALKVKYTDIELSVSTPKEPGLADSGDLEVDLADLLAAVGEAARERNTSVVLFVDELQYVEENQLAALITALHRAAQGQLPITLVAAGLPQVVGRTGRAKSYAERLFEFPEIGPLDPTAARLALTAPAAREGVEFTGGALDEILRQTQRYPYFLQEWGKHAWASADRSPIRADHVVEATALAVADLDASFFRVRFDRLTPSEKRYLRAMADLGPGPHRSGDVAQRLGRKVTSLGPTRSTLIAKGMIHSPSHGDTAFTVPLFDGFMERTIPQM
- a CDS encoding MarR family winged helix-turn-helix transcriptional regulator, which encodes MLHIQHTENLMPSSKPKTMDQIVSRITTECLAVRIRMINRTITAIYDHALRPLGVTVGQLNILVVVAHHGPVSPNEIARRLHMEKSTVSRSAARMSDNGWLNVEPAPSGHKQLLTTSAKGEALLGRSLPAWDKAQTRARAALSPAGASSIHQIGNALLSRRGPQ